A section of the Zavarzinella sp. genome encodes:
- a CDS encoding mercuric reductase, which yields MTPVHGLFSPENTANLAWKAHVFPENYQNPTPTRRYNQVVLGAGPAGLICAAAAAGLGAKVALIEKTAMGGDCLNVGCVPSKTYISACKSLQVAMDASEQSKDHAFASVMARLRETRSHLSHHDSVARFTELGVDVFLGAGRFLQPGTIQVGDQKLNYRKAVIATGTHAAMPAIPGLIPEKTLTNFSFFSLTERPKHLAIIGGGPIGCEIAQATAHLGIPVTLIVRGERILPRDDPDAARIVQDALLRSGVHILLQKEVTSIQHLENESLLHIDGDPAPQIVPASHVLVATGRVPNVTGLGLEQVGVEYDASTGIVVNERLQTSNKHIFAAGDVCSPYRFTHTADMMARTVVRNALFRGRARFLRHQIPWCTYTDPELAQIGLTQEVATSQQIKTDLYEVPFAALDRAQTDGKTTGFIRIVAQANKDRILGATIVGHGAGEIAGAIAIAMQAKIGLKQFAATMLPYPTYMEVLRKVGDQFNRTRFTPLVAKLFRWWLRWNR from the coding sequence ATGACCCCCGTACATGGGCTGTTTTCGCCTGAAAATACAGCAAATCTTGCATGGAAAGCACACGTTTTTCCTGAGAATTACCAGAATCCCACCCCTACCCGACGCTACAACCAGGTGGTGCTTGGTGCGGGTCCAGCTGGGCTGATCTGTGCTGCCGCTGCAGCCGGTCTCGGGGCAAAAGTTGCCCTGATCGAAAAGACCGCCATGGGCGGAGATTGCCTGAATGTGGGCTGTGTACCTTCTAAAACATACATCTCTGCGTGCAAATCGTTGCAGGTCGCGATGGATGCCAGCGAACAGTCCAAAGATCATGCCTTTGCAAGCGTCATGGCTCGTTTGCGGGAAACCAGATCGCACCTCAGCCACCACGATTCAGTGGCACGCTTCACGGAACTGGGTGTGGATGTTTTTCTAGGTGCCGGCAGATTTTTGCAACCAGGCACCATCCAGGTGGGCGACCAAAAATTGAACTATCGGAAAGCAGTGATTGCCACAGGCACCCATGCTGCGATGCCTGCGATTCCTGGCCTTATACCGGAAAAGACTCTCACCAATTTTTCATTTTTCTCACTGACGGAACGACCGAAGCACCTCGCTATCATTGGTGGGGGACCAATTGGGTGTGAAATTGCCCAGGCTACTGCCCACTTGGGGATACCTGTTACCCTGATTGTTCGTGGGGAGCGGATTTTGCCTCGCGACGACCCTGATGCAGCCCGAATTGTCCAGGACGCCCTGTTAAGAAGTGGGGTGCATATCCTGTTGCAAAAGGAAGTTACGTCGATTCAGCACCTGGAAAATGAAAGCCTGCTGCACATTGATGGCGATCCTGCACCACAGATTGTGCCCGCGTCCCACGTGCTGGTGGCAACGGGACGGGTGCCGAATGTCACTGGATTGGGCCTCGAACAGGTTGGTGTCGAGTATGACGCAAGCACCGGCATTGTGGTAAATGAACGCTTACAAACATCGAATAAACATATTTTTGCAGCAGGTGACGTCTGTTCGCCATATCGCTTTACCCACACTGCCGATATGATGGCACGCACAGTGGTGCGGAATGCCCTATTTCGCGGTCGTGCCCGTTTTCTGCGCCACCAGATCCCGTGGTGCACATACACAGATCCAGAATTAGCGCAAATCGGCCTTACGCAAGAAGTTGCAACCAGTCAGCAGATCAAAACCGATCTCTACGAGGTGCCATTTGCCGCACTGGATCGGGCACAGACTGACGGGAAAACGACTGGCTTTATTCGAATAGTTGCACAAGCGAACAAGGATCGTATTCTGGGTGCCACGATCGTAGGTCACGGTGCAGGCGAAATTGCTGGTGCGATTGCTATTGCAATGCAGGCGAAAATCGGTCTGAAGCAATTTGCGGCAACAATGTTACCCTACCCAACCTATATGGAAGTGCTTCGTAAGGTGGGGGATCAATTCAATCGGACGCGATTCACCCCACTGGTCGCAAAATTGTTCCGCTGGTGGCTGCGCTGGAATCGTTAA
- the mqnC gene encoding cyclic dehypoxanthinyl futalosine synthase has translation MNSTIQQILSKAANGERITFAEGVELFSTHDLTALGKAAHAVTTRLHPEPFRTYNIDRNVNYTNVCAAVCDFCAFYRKSADADAYVLSREELHQKIEETIALGGDQILLQGGMHPQLKLEWYEEMLRDLKLHFPQVNLHAFSPPELWHFHRINKIPLVEVLSRLKEAGLGSLPGGGAEILVDRVRKQLTKGKALADEWLEVNRVWHQLGGKSTCTMMFGHIETIEERVEHLDRLRKLQDETNGFTAFICWTMQPGHLMADYPAYGSFEYLKTQAIARLYLDNIPNIQSSWVTQGAKIGQVALFYGANDMGSLMIEENVVASAGTVHYLTLEQIKSCIREAGYIPRQRNVFYEYIDEQPSELTLAGVA, from the coding sequence TTGAATTCTACCATTCAACAGATTCTGTCGAAAGCGGCCAACGGTGAACGGATCACCTTTGCAGAGGGTGTGGAACTATTTTCCACGCACGATCTGACCGCACTGGGCAAAGCTGCCCACGCGGTTACCACTCGCTTACACCCGGAACCGTTTCGCACGTACAATATCGACCGCAATGTCAACTACACCAACGTCTGTGCGGCAGTGTGCGATTTCTGCGCTTTCTACCGCAAATCGGCCGATGCGGATGCTTATGTGTTGTCGCGGGAAGAACTGCACCAGAAAATTGAAGAAACAATCGCCTTGGGTGGGGATCAGATTCTGCTGCAAGGTGGGATGCACCCCCAGTTGAAGTTGGAATGGTACGAAGAAATGTTGAGGGATCTGAAACTGCATTTCCCACAAGTAAATCTTCACGCCTTCAGCCCACCGGAGCTGTGGCATTTTCACCGGATCAACAAGATCCCACTGGTGGAAGTGCTGAGCAGACTCAAAGAAGCGGGCCTGGGCAGTCTGCCCGGTGGTGGGGCAGAAATTCTGGTGGATCGTGTCCGCAAACAGCTCACCAAGGGCAAGGCACTTGCCGATGAATGGCTGGAAGTGAACCGGGTCTGGCACCAGCTTGGTGGTAAATCGACCTGCACAATGATGTTTGGCCATATCGAAACCATCGAAGAACGAGTGGAACATCTCGATCGCCTGCGAAAATTACAGGATGAAACGAATGGATTCACCGCTTTTATCTGCTGGACGATGCAACCAGGCCACCTGATGGCTGATTATCCCGCCTACGGCTCGTTTGAGTATCTGAAGACGCAGGCGATTGCCCGCCTTTATCTTGATAATATTCCCAACATCCAGTCTTCGTGGGTCACGCAGGGGGCCAAAATTGGTCAGGTGGCATTGTTTTACGGTGCCAACGATATGGGTTCGCTGATGATCGAAGAAAACGTGGTGGCATCGGCAGGCACGGTCCATTACCTTACACTGGAACAGATTAAGAGCTGCATTCGAGAGGCTGGCTATATCCCACGTCAACGGAATGTGTTTTACGAATATATCGATGAGCAACCTTCGGAACTGACACTGGCTGGCGTGGCATGA
- a CDS encoding menaquinone biosynthesis protein — protein MLMQLNQRQRDRTHAGQPIRVGAVEYLNTKPLIENLLQLAPNIDLRLELPSKLADQLRVGDLDVALIPVVEYFRGDHYRIIPDVSIASHGPVLSVTLFSRVPWAEIRSVAMDVGSRTSAALTQVLLAKRFGIRPQITQLPMDVAADDMSTDAVLLIGDRAMQSCLPGFTYAYDLGQEWYEWTKLPFVFAVWAVRADVDLRGIETAFAKARDDGLRQAGFIAQREGPRLHLDPGLCRRYLSNILCFDLSSQELAGLLLFQQYTQELGLSPTGATIEFYHSTDSVESGQR, from the coding sequence ATGCTGATGCAACTCAACCAGCGACAACGCGATCGGACGCACGCAGGCCAGCCAATTCGGGTGGGGGCTGTTGAATATCTCAACACCAAGCCCCTGATCGAAAATCTGCTTCAACTGGCACCGAATATCGATTTGCGGCTGGAATTGCCCAGCAAACTGGCCGACCAGCTTCGGGTGGGGGATCTCGATGTTGCCCTGATTCCCGTGGTGGAATATTTTCGGGGCGATCATTACCGCATCATTCCCGATGTATCGATCGCCTCCCATGGTCCGGTGCTAAGTGTGACACTATTCAGCAGGGTGCCGTGGGCAGAAATTCGCTCCGTTGCAATGGATGTGGGTTCCCGCACCAGTGCGGCCCTCACACAAGTACTGCTCGCGAAACGATTTGGGATACGCCCACAGATTACCCAACTGCCCATGGATGTGGCAGCCGATGATATGTCGACTGACGCTGTACTGCTGATCGGTGATCGGGCGATGCAGTCCTGCCTGCCTGGTTTCACCTATGCCTACGATCTGGGCCAGGAGTGGTACGAATGGACGAAACTGCCCTTTGTGTTTGCAGTGTGGGCGGTGCGTGCCGATGTGGATCTGCGTGGAATCGAAACTGCATTCGCCAAAGCACGTGACGATGGCCTACGCCAGGCTGGTTTCATTGCTCAACGGGAAGGACCTCGTCTGCATCTGGATCCTGGCTTGTGCCGTCGATATCTCAGTAATATTTTATGTTTTGATTTATCCAGCCAGGAACTGGCCGGATTACTATTATTCCAGCAATATACCCAAGAGTTGGGATTGTCTCCAACAGGAGCCACCATTGAATTCTACCATTCAACAGATTCTGTCGAAAGCGGCCAACGGTGA
- a CDS encoding VWA domain-containing protein, translating into MSIDVEQVKRWRLILGASAQDKLGSCCQGMELSSEQLEMDQALAAIYDESEDSGTSGRRSAGLGGSAPRLAKWLGDIRTYFKEDVVCIIQQDAIEKKGLTQLLFEPETLKTVQPNVQLVGTLMSLSGQIPERTKETARMVVRAVVDQIKLQLEQQVRQAVMGAINRKEHTPIPHASSIDWKWTIGRNLKNFQPSLNTIVPERVYFYSRAQRTNSWTVIVDMDQSGSMADSVVYGAIMGSIFASLPALKTHVVAFDTEVIDLTEQCGDDPVNMIFGVQLGGGTDINKSVAYCSKFIEDPPKTLFIMITDLFEGGNQAQLVRRLEEMVGNGVKCICLLALADHGKPFYDESLAKKLASIGIPCFACNPNRIPELLERAIRGQLNSSMSTSAFQ; encoded by the coding sequence ATGAGCATCGACGTGGAGCAAGTGAAACGTTGGCGATTGATCCTGGGTGCATCCGCACAGGATAAACTTGGCAGTTGCTGCCAGGGGATGGAATTGTCCAGCGAACAACTGGAGATGGATCAGGCTCTGGCAGCGATCTACGATGAATCAGAAGACTCTGGCACCAGTGGCAGACGAAGTGCTGGCCTGGGTGGTTCTGCACCTCGCCTGGCAAAATGGCTAGGCGATATCCGCACCTATTTCAAGGAAGATGTGGTATGTATTATCCAGCAGGATGCCATCGAGAAAAAAGGTTTAACGCAACTGCTGTTCGAGCCAGAAACACTGAAGACTGTTCAACCGAATGTGCAATTGGTGGGCACCTTAATGTCGTTAAGTGGGCAGATTCCGGAACGCACGAAAGAAACCGCGAGGATGGTGGTTCGGGCAGTGGTGGATCAAATCAAACTGCAACTGGAACAGCAGGTTCGCCAGGCAGTAATGGGGGCAATCAATCGTAAGGAACACACCCCCATCCCACATGCCAGCAGCATCGATTGGAAGTGGACGATTGGCCGCAATCTAAAGAACTTCCAGCCAAGCTTGAACACGATTGTGCCCGAGCGGGTGTATTTTTATTCGCGGGCACAACGCACCAATAGCTGGACGGTGATTGTGGATATGGATCAGAGTGGTTCCATGGCAGATTCCGTGGTTTACGGTGCCATTATGGGTTCCATTTTTGCATCACTGCCCGCGCTCAAGACCCATGTTGTTGCATTTGATACGGAGGTGATCGATCTCACAGAACAATGTGGGGATGATCCAGTGAATATGATCTTTGGTGTACAGCTCGGCGGTGGCACGGACATTAACAAATCCGTGGCCTATTGTTCGAAGTTTATTGAAGACCCACCGAAAACGCTGTTTATTATGATTACAGATCTTTTTGAAGGTGGTAATCAGGCCCAGTTGGTACGCAGGCTGGAAGAAATGGTTGGGAATGGTGTGAAGTGCATTTGCCTTCTGGCACTGGCAGATCATGGCAAGCCATTTTACGATGAATCGCTGGCAAAAAAACTTGCGTCGATCGGTATCCCCTGTTTTGCCTGCAATCCCAACCGCATTCCAGAATTACTGGAACGTGCCATCCGTGGCCAACTGAACAGCTCAATGTCCACGTCTGCGTTTCAATAA